TTAGGATTAGACCCACTAGGTATTCAATCAATGCTCGATTTGATGGTTGAAAAGAAAAATGAAGACAGAATCGTTTTAATGAGTACTCATATTTTGGCTACCGCGGAAAAATATTGCGACAGATTTATTATATTAGATCAAGGTAAAATAGTAGCTATAGGTGACTTAGAATCATTGAGGCAACAAACTGGGTTACATGATAAAACTTTAGATGAAATTTATATTCATGTAACTCAAGGTGGGGAACAATCATGAATTATTCAGCACAATCGCTTTTCAAATCAAGAAAGTTTGAAATTGCTAAAGAAAAACAGTATTATAATAAATTTATATTTAATGGTCATTTTGGCATATTTTTACTAATTTTACTCGGTGCATTTATTTTAGGTTATGGTCAGTTTCTCAAGTCAATTCCTTCAAATTTGAATTTTCCATTAATCGTTGGGATTATATTAGCACTTACGTCTTTATTTCCTATAAGAACATTATTAAAAGATGCTGATAGGTTGTTCTTGTTGCCGTTTGAAAAACATATGTCTGAATACATGCAACAAAGTTTAATTTATAGTTATATTCTACGTTTACCATTACAAATATTAATGATTATTGTGTTCTTTCCATTGTTTTACGTATTGAATCATCAAACTTATATATTCTATATTATGTTTGCTTTATTAGCATTAATTTATCCCTTTATTGGATTAGTTTTGAAATGGCAATGGTATAAATATAAACTTGAAAGTTGGTCAATCCACTTATTACTCTTTATAATATTTCTATCTGGATATTATGTAGTATTAGAAATCAAAAGTTTTTCAGCGATAGCGACGATTATTATTTTAATCGCGCTGATATATATAATTCGCTATATTAATAAAAAAGAACTTTATCCTTGGGAAAAAATGATACATTCTGAAGCACGACATCGTATGAATTACTACAAGTTTGTGAATATGTTTACAGATGTAAAACAGCTGAAAGAGACTGCAGTGAGAAGAAATTATTTAGACCCATTATTACGCATTCCGAAAAGTAAATATTTTAATGAAAATCATATGTATTTATTTTTATTTTATAGAAGTTTTATTAGAGGAAAAGATGCCTTTAATATTATATTGAGATTAATTATTATTTCATTAGTATTGATGGTTTGGTTAAATCAAATATTTATTACTTCAATTATCGGTGCTTTATTTATGTACATTATTATTTTACAAATGGCACAATTTTATACACAACAAGCTTACGGCTTATGGCCTCAAGTATGGCCTGTGTCAGACAGTAAAGTCATAAAAGGCTATGAACAATTTCTGTACAGATTGATGATTGGTGTAGGTATAATATATAGTATTGTGTATATTGTTTTACAACCTGCACAATTTTACTTGGCTATACTATTTTTTATAGTAGGTTGGTTAACGATAAATAGTGTTATCAAGAAGTTAAAATATCAAGAAACGTTACTTAGAGACTAAAAAAGTGGCTATTTATGATTAAAGCGAATAACGCCGAAATCATAAATAGCCACATTTTCTTTTTTAATTGTCATCAATAGGATATAAGAAACGTTCAAAATAACTTGAAAATTGGCCACTAGAACCAAAAAATTGACTTAATGATATTTTGTCAAAGTGTTTATTAAATAGCGTGGACTTTTTAAAAGTTTCGTAAGCACTTCTTGAACTAAATCCAAAGTATATTTTATAAGTTAATCCTTCACCTGGTTTTAAGAAACGGTAAGATTTGAATCCAGCAAACTGAGAAAAGTCTGCAGATATACCTAAAATCGTTTTTTCTAATTGGTATGCATGATCGTCCGTAGTTGGAATGAACAGAACAGCATAAAAATCGTCTTTATATAATTCACCTTCAGATTCAATAACATCATAAACAATAGGTTCTTTTAACACTGTTTCATTATTAGTTTCTTCAATTATTACTGATGAATCGGAAGTTGAAAATTGCAATAGATTATGGTTTGGATTATTTATTCTAATTTGATTTAAATAACCAAAAGTACCATAGGATGCATACATTTTCATAACTTTTATCCCCCTTAGTTAATAAGCATGTGTTAAAGATTATAATAAAAAAGGTATATACACAATACACTTATTTAATTATTTTAAAAATAATGCTTTGTAAATATTATAATAGATTTAAAAAAGAAAACAATAGTCAAAGCAATTGTATTTATACAATTTGAACAGTATGGCATTTTTATGACATTTAAGCAGAATGAAATACGACAGCTACGCAATATGATATTATAAATAAGAATGATTATAATGTAGGAGGATTTAACGGTGCATAATAAAAATAATACAATACTTAATATGATAAAGGGTCAACCAGTCGACCACACACCGGTATGGTTTATGCGTCAGGCAGGAAGGTCGCAGCCTGAGTATAGAAAGTTAAAAGAAAAATATTCTTTATTTGAGATAACACATCAACCTGAGTTATGTGCTTATGTGACGCATTTACCCGTAGATAATTATGATACGGATGCCGCAGTATTGTATAAAGATATTATGACACCACTACAACCCATTGGTGTTGACGTAGAAATTAAATCTGGTATTGGTCCAGTGATTCATAATCCTATAAAGTCACTTAGTGACGTAGAAAAGCTAAATCACATTGATCCTAAAAGGGATGTGCCTTACGTATTAGATACAATTAAATTATTGACGACTGAAAAATTAAATGTCCCATTAATTGGTTTCACTGGTGCTCCGTTTACATTAGCGAGTTATATGATTGAAGGGGGACCTTCGAAAAACTATAATTTCACAAAAGCTATGATGTACAGTGATGAACAAACATGGTTCGCTTTAATGGATCATCTTGTTAATGTATCTATTTCATACGTATCAGCACAAATTGAAGCGGGGGCAGAATTGATTCAAGTCTTTGATTCTTGGGTCGGTGCATTAAACGTACAAGACTATGAATACTATATAAAACCTGCAATGACTAAATTAATTTCAGGAATTAAGTCACAATATGATGTCCCGGTCATATTATTCGGCGTAGGTGCGAGTCATCTAGTAGATCAATGGAATAGTTTACCTATTGATGTCTTAGGACTAGATTGGAGATTATCAATAAAAGAAGCGAGTGATTTAAATGTAACAAAAACGTTGCAAGGTAATCTTGATCCTTCATTATTGCTTTCACCCTGGGATGTTATTGAAAGTAGATTAAAAGATATATTAGATCAAGGAATGGATTACGGCCAACACATCTTTAATTTAGGTCACGGAGTTTTTCCTGAAGTAAAACCTGAAACATTAAGAAAAGTGACGGAATTTGTACACAATTATACTCGCCGTTAAAGGGTATAATCTAAAATAAGTATTGGTAAATGAATTTTTAAGTTTAATACAAAGGATGATAAGGCATGGTAAAAACAGTAGGACTATTGGTTATGGCTTACGGTACTCCATACAAAGATAGTGATATTGAAGATTATTACACAGATATTAGACATGGCAAGAGACCAACAGATGCTGAACTACAAGATTTAAAAGAGAGATATGAATTTATTGGGGGATTATCTCCTTTAGCTGGAACGACTGATAGACAAGCAGAAGCACTATGTAACGCATTGAATGAGACTTATAGCGAAGTGAAATTCAAATTATATCTTGGTTTGAAACACATTACACCATATATTGAAGAGGGCGTTAAACAGATGCATGATGATGGCATTGATGAAGCTGTCACTGTAGTATTAGCACCTCATTTCTCTAATTTTTCAGTAGGCTCATATAATAAAAGAGCAAAAGAAGAAGCTGACAAATATGGTATTAAATTAACGCATGTAGAACATTATTATCATCAAGAAAAATTCATACAATATTGGACTCAAAAAATTAATGAAACATTAAATGACATTCCTGAAGAAGAACATGATGAAACAGTTTTAGTTGTTTCTGCTCATAGTTTACCTAAAGGAATGATTGAAAAATCAAATGACCCATATCCAAATGAATTGCATGAAACTGCAAAATTATTATCTTCAAAATCAAATATTAAACATGTTGCAGAAGGTTGGCAATCAGAAGGTAATACTGGTACGCCATGGTTAGGACCAGATGTTCAAGATTTAACGCGTGATTTATATAAAGAACATGGTTATAAAAACTTCATCTATACACCGGTAGGATTTGTATGTGAACATTTAGAAGTGTTATTCGATAATGATTATGAATGTAAAGTAGTATGTGATGAAATAGGTGCCAATTATTATCGACCTGCAATGCCTGACACAAATCCATTGTTTATTGGTGCCATCGTTGATGAAATACAAAATTTATATTAAGAGGTAGAGTGATTTTTAGTGGTTAAAAGCGTTGCGATAATTGGGGCTGGTATCACTGGCTTATCGAGTGCATATTTTATTAAAAAGCAAAATCCTTCTATAGACGTAACTATTTATGAAGCTACTGATAGAGCAGGTGGTAAAATACAAACGTATAGAAAAGATGGTTACACAATTGAATTAGGTCCAGAATCTTATTTAGGTCGTAAAAAAATAATGACTGAGATAGCTGAAGAGATAGGATTAAAAGATGACTTGATAACTAATAAAACAGGGCAATCATATATTTACGCTAAAGATAAGCTTTATCCGATCCCTGGCGGTTCTATTATGGGAATTCCTACAGATATTAAACCTTTTGTCTCTACAAAACTAATATCGGTAAAGGGGAAAATACGAGCAAGTTTAGATTTAATTAAAAAACCAACAAAAATGAGTGAAGATATTTCAGTTGGTGCATTTTTTAGAGATAGACTCGGTGATGAAGTATTAGAAAATTTAATTGAACCTTTGATGGGCGGCATATATGGAACAAACATTGATGATTTAAGTTTAATGAGCACGTTCCCCGAGTTCAAAAGACGGGAAGAACAATTTGGTAGTTTAATTAAAGGTATGAAACACGAAAAAGAACAACGAATTAAACAACGTCAATTGTATCCGGGTTCACCTAAAGGACAGTTTAAGCAATTTCGTCATGGATTAAGCTCTTTTATTGAAGGATTAACTAGTTATGTAGAGGATATGGGTGTTAAAATTCAATATAAAACACCTGTAGATGATGTCATTGTGTCACAACAGCATTATAAGTTAGTATTCGGCGATGATCAAAAAAACTATGATGGGGTAATAATTGCAACGCCTCATGAAGTCTTTATGAATTGGTTTAAAGAAGACCCGGCATTGGATTATTTTAAAACAATGCAATCTACTACAGTAGCTACAGTAGTTATGGCATTTGATGAACAAAATATTGAAAATACCTACGAAGGTACTGGATTTGTAATTGCACGAACAAGTAATACAAGTATCACTGCTTGTACGTGGACAAGTAAAAAATGGCCATTTACTACGCCTGAAGGTAAGGTGCTCATCCGTGCATATATTGGTAAACCAGGAGATACAGTTGTTCAAGATCATTCGGATTCAGAAATCGTAGACATCGTTAGAAATGATTTAAGTAAAATGATGAAATTTTACGATGATCCTGATTTCAGTATCGTCAATAGATTGCCAAATAGTATGCCACAATATCATATAGGTCATATTAATAAGATTAATGGGATACAAAGTCATATTGCAACGACATATCCAAGATTACGCATTACAGGAGCGCCATTTGAAGCGGTAGGATTGCCAGACTGTGTTGCGCAAGCACAAGAAGCAGTTAATAGTATATTAGAAGAATTATAAAACGAAGTTGAGGTTGTCGTATAACTTTTGGTATAATAGGCAACTTCAACTTTTTTACATTCATAATAGTCATATTTTATTTGAAAAGGGGATATCATGACAGATATTATTATTGTTCATTCAAAACTAGGAAATGCAACCAATCATTGGTATGAATGGTTACGTAATAATTTACAATTAGAAGGATATAATGTCACATTATTTAATATGGAAGACGCTTATTCCAATCCATTGCAATCATGGATAAATAAGATGGATGATCAAGTGGATATTAATAAAGGTGACACATATTTTGTAACGCACGGCTATGGTACATTAGCTGCGCTAAAGTATTTGGAATTACAAGATATTGAGCAGATTGAGGGCGTATTTATTATTTCAGGTTTTAAAGAAGATGCGTCAGATAGTGGTGGAAATTTAATATCTGATGATATACGACTTGATTACGACATTATTCAAAATAAAGCGAAACAATTTTATGGATTATGTGCAAAAGATGATGCATATATTTCATATAAAGAAACCGAACGCTTAATGAAAGCATTGAATGGTAATTATAAAATAACTCAACATGGTGGCCACTTTATAGCTGATGCTGGATTTACCACTTTTATTTTACTGCAAGACCACATCCAAAAAATAATGTCCAAATAGAGTGGAGAACATTTGAAATACTTAATATAGTAATTACTTTAAGGATTTACGCTTTGAAAACTAGCGATTTTACTTAAAAAACATAAATTAACCACTAAAATTAAAATATTATTGTTATAATCCTTTTTTACACTAAAAAGTTTAAGCAAGTTATTGACTATATGACGGAATATTAATATACTGTAAAAGGCTTAAGAAATCGCACAAATTTATAGCCAACAAGTCAGGTTATTGTTATAAATAATTAATAAATAATGATTGACTTGATAGCGATAAACATGGTATTATAGTTTGGTAAGCCAATTAATCAAGAAATTAATATTATTATCGCGGGATGGAGCAGTTCGGTAGCTCGTCGGGCTCATAACCCGAAGGTCGGTGGTTCAAATCCGCCTCCCGCAATTACATATTTTGGTCTCGTAGTGTAGCGGTTAACACGCCTGCCTGTCACGCAGGAGATCGCGGGTTCGATTCCCGTCGAGACCGCCATTATGGTTCAGTAGCTCAGTTGGTAGAGCAATGGATTGAAGCTCCATGTGTCGGCAGTTCGATTCTGTCCTGAACCATTACTTTTAACTTTGGCGGTTGTGGCGAAGTGGTTAACGCATCGGATTGTGGTTCCGACATTCGTGGGTTCGATTCCCATCAACCGCCCATAATCGCTAAAAGCGGGTGTAGTTTAATGGCAAAACCTCAGCCTTCCAAGCTGATGTTGTGGGTTCGATTCCCATCACCCGCTCCATTTTATATTAATCCACAGTAGCTCAGTGGTAGAGCTATCGGCTGTTAACCGATCGGTCGTAGGTTCGAGTCCTACCTGTGGAGCCATGGCCCCGTGGTCAAGCGGTTAAGACACCGCCCTTTCACGGCGGTAACACGGGTTCGAGTCCCGTCGGGGTCATACAAACAGAAGTGAAAATCGCTTCTGTTTTTTTATATTTATATTTGGAGAGTTGTCCGAGTTGGCCGAAGGAGCACGCCTGGAAAGTGTGTAGGCGCCACAAGCGTCTCGAGGGTTCGAATCCCTCACTCTCCGCTAATACATATTTTGAGCTTTCTTGAGACACCGTAAACCTTGTTATAATAGGGTTCGGTGTTTTTACTTTATACAGACTTTCATAAAAAATGTCATCCTCATGTCAAATTGGCGTAAAAAATAATAAAACCATGTCAAAATTAAGGTTTTGTTGACATGAAATCTCTGTATCACATGTGGCGCAAGCCTTCTAGCGTTTTACTTTCTTCTTGCTTTTGACTTTCCTCTAATAAATGACTATATGTCGATAGGGTAGTAGTTATATCTGCATGTCCTAAGCGTTTTGAAATATAATATATTGATATGCCTTCGTGAATTAACATTGAGCAGTGTGTATGACGTATGGAGTGCAATGTATAACTACCAATCCTATTATTTAAACAGAAACGTTGTAAAACTTTAGAAACTGCATTGTGTGTAACGCTACTTTTATAAGTGGCGGTTTTTTTACTTCACGTAAAAATGTGTTGAAATAAACGTGTCTGTTTAGACGAACTCCTTAGTTATTAATTACATTTGCCTCCTTTTAGTAGGGGGCTTTATATATTTTGAAGGTTTGGGTTAATAAAAAGGGTTACTTATTTTACTATTTAAGAAAGTTATATTAGTTTTACGATTAATTTTCCGCCACTCACATTAACAGATGGATGGTCATTTTTTTACATATAAATATATAAATTTTTGACTCATTATTATAATTAGCGATAATGTGGATGTGTAATCATAAATTAATATACAGGAGTGATAATTATAGTAAAAGAAGAATTGAAAAATAGACTCCAAGAATTGCGCAAACAAATGAAAGCAAATAACTTAGATTCATATATTATTACAGATGAGCTTGACGTTTGGTATCTTACCAATATCACATACAGTCCTGAAGAGCGACCATTCTTTATTATTGTACCACTTGAAGGTAAACCTCAATTAGTAGTGCCAAAAATGGAAGAAAGACATTTAGGCGAAGAAAGTAATATCGATGTTGATATAATTTCTTATTGGGATAATCCGTCACCTGAAGGTGATAATTGGTTTGATCATGTTAACCAAGTTATCAAAGATTTCACACGTACAGGTATTGAAAATAACGTTAAGGCAAGTATCTTTTTTGAGATTGAAGCTAACGAATTAATTTCTTTAGATTTAGTTACTGAAATGCGTAAAGTGAAAACACCGTATGAAGTTGAACAAATTAGACATACATGTAAAATTGCAGATGACGCCATGGCTTATATGTTAAACTCAGCGAAAAAAGGGGATAACATTTTAGGCATGTTTGCAGTTGCTGGCCAAATTCAAGAAGAATTGGTGCAAGCGAAAAAATTCAATCCAATTTTAAGTGAGCTTTTAACAGTAGTATGGCCAGCTCCCGGTAGTGCTATGCCACATGGTGTACCAGATATAGAAGATACAATGGAAAATGGTCCTCATATTGCAATGTCTTACTTCCGTGTCGATGGTTATGCAGCTGAGAATGAACGTACATTTTTTGTAGAACAACCTAGTGATAAAGAACGCGAAATTTTCCAAATCATGATGGAAGCAAGAGAAGCTGCTTTAGCAAAACTTAAACCTGGAGTTAAAACAGCAGAAGTTGATAATGCAGCTAATGAAGTGATAAATAATCATGGGTTGAAAAATGCTTTACGTCATCGTACAGGCCATGGTATAGGACTTAATAATCACGAAGGATCATTCATTGCCGAAGGGTCTAAAGATGTGTTACAAGAAAATATGGTTATTTCGATTGAGCCAGGTATTTATTTAGATGGTATTGGAGGATTTAGACATTCGGATACTGTTCTTGTAACTAAAGATGGTTATGAAATATTAACGCACGCGCCAACTACTATTGAAGAATTAACTTTAAATAATTAAAATTAAATAATTTAGAAACTCCATTGCAATAAACGTAGATTGTAACGGGTTTAAAAAAACAATTAATGTATAGTGCTAAGTATAATATTATGTAATCACTTGTTTTAGCGTCTATTTAAAATCACGAGATTTATAGAAATAACTAATAAGTAAAAAATGCAATATATGAAGGTTAATTTATTACCGATTTCATGCCCACCCGTTTCTCATCACTTAAGATTGATGTTAGATACAGGTATTTTATCTGTTAGCCAAACAGAACTTGTGAGATACTATGCTTCTGAACTAGAAGGTGCTTTAGATTGATTAAAAGGACTTACTTATTCTCTTGAAAAAATATTGGAAATAAAGGTAAGAAATAAGCTTTATTTTTGATTGTTACGTTTATATGTTTAAACTTACGGATAATGTAACAGTGTTATCCATTATTGAATAATAATCTAAACAGTAAAGGAGATTTGTTATGACTAATAAAGTAGTTTTAGAGTCGGCTGCACAAGAATTTAGTGAGGTGAATAAACCTCATCCAAGAATTTATGAATTAGAACCTAAAGATGGTAGAGATTTACTAGAAGAAGTACAATCATCTCCCGTTGATAAATATAATGTAGATATTGAAGATACAACCTTTTCAACTGAAAAATGGGGAGACATACCAGTACGTTTTATTCGTCCAGAAGGGGAGAAAGGTAAACTTCCAGTAATTTACTATATACATGGTGCTGGTTGGGTGTTTGGTAGTGCAAGAACGCATGACAAATTAGTAAGAGAATTAGCTGTAAGAACAAATTCTGTAGTAGTATTCCCAGAATACACACGCTCTCCTGAAGCTAAATATCCAACAGCAATTGAACAAAATTATGATGTATTGCAACAATTAATAGATGTATCTGAAGAGAAAAATTTTGATGTTAACCAATTAACAGTTGCTGGTGATTCAGTTGGCGGTAATATGGCTACTATAATGACTATCATGACAAAACAACGTGATGGGTTACCAATAAATCAACAACTGTTATATTACCCTGTAACAAATGCAGAATTTGATACAGAATCATATAACCAGTTTGCTGAAAATTACTATCTTACTAAAGAAGGTATGCAATGGTTTTGGAATCAATATACAACGGATTCTGAAGAAAGAGCAGAAATCACTGCATCTCCTCTACGTGCTTCTATTGAAGATCTTAAAGGATTACCACCTGCTATGATTTTAAATGCGGAAGCTGACGTATTACGTGACGAAGGCGAAGCTTATGCAAATAAATTAAGAGAAGCTGGGGTTGAAATAGCTCAAATACGTTTCCAAGGAGCGATTCATGACTTTGTTATGGTGAATGATTTGGATCAAACCAATGCAACTCGTGAAGCTATGGACATTTCAACATCTTGGATTAATAAGAAAAATAATCATTAATATTACAACGTATGGTTAACACATAACCTTTAATTTGTAGTTAAGTGAGCCAGCAAAGTATGTTGGTTCACTTTTTTTATATTTAATTACTAATAACTTGGAGTGAACTTATAATGCAAACAGTATTAGGAAGTAATGGACAAATTGGACAAGAAATAGCAAAAGAAATTCATAAAAATTATACTAAAGAAATTAGGTTAGTCGGTAGAAAGCCAAAAAAGATTCACGAATCAGACGAATTAGTAGCAGCTGATTTAATGAACTACGAAGATACTTATAAAGCTGTAGATGGCAGTGACATTGTTTATTTTGCTGTTGGTTTACCGGCCGATTCAGAAATGTGGGAAAATCAATTTCCGACGATTATGGCTAATGTCATTAAAGCTTGCCAAGAAACAAGTAGTAAATTAGCATTTTTTGACAATACTTATATGTATGAAAAGAACGATAATATTCAAGTAGAAGATAGCCCTTTCATACCAAGAGGACGCAAATCACAGGTGCGTGCAGACATAGCTGACATGTTATTATCAGCTATGAAGGATGAATCAATAGATGCAGTCATTGGTCGTGCACCAGAGTTTTATGGCCCAGATTTAACACAAAGTATTACAAACTCTATGGTCTTTAATCGTGTTAAAGAAGGCAAACGAGCAATTGTTCCGTTAAGTGATTCTGTTTTACGTACGCTTATTTGGACACCCGATGCTAGTCGTGCATTAGCATTACTTGGAAATACGTCTGATGCATATGGAGAAACATGGCATTTACCTACAGACATTAATATTACTTATAGAAGTCTAGTCAATAAAGTTGAGAAGATTACCGGTAAAAAAGTCAGCTATACTGTAGTTCCAATGTGGATTTTTAAAGTAGGCAGTCTATTCAATAAACAAGTTAAAGAGCTTATGGAACTACTGCCTCGTTACAAGTATGATAATATATTTAATTCTAATAAATTTAAAGAACGTTTTCCTGATTTTGAAATCACAACATTTGAAGAAGGTATCAACAAAGTATTCTCGAAAAAATAGTTCTACTTATTACAAGTATGTTTAATCATTTGGCGCTTTTATTAAAATAACTATGAGGGGATTAATAATGAAAAAGATAATGATAGTAAATACAAGCAGCGCACAATTTGGAGAAAGTGATAAACCTACTGGTTTATGGTTAGGTGAGCTCGTTCATTTTTACGATTACTTTAACACTGATGAATATCAAATGGATTTATTTAATATTAAAGGTGGCAATACACCAATTGACCCAGTAAGTCTAAACATATTTATGTTGGATCGCGTGACCAAAAAATATTACAAAGATGAACGCTTTATGGGTTTATTAAAAAATTCCAAATCAATTGATTACGCAAATCCTAAGGAATATGATGTACTCTATTTCACAGGCGGGCATGGTGTTATGTTTGATTTTCCTGACAACCAACACATACACAATGCCGTAAATGAAGTATACAATCACGGTGGCATTGTTGCTGCCGTATGTCATGGGATTGCTGCTTTATTAAACGTAAAAAATGATAAGGGAAGTCACTTTGTAGATAACAAATTACTTACTGGTTTTTCAAATATAGAAGAAGTTTTAGCTAATCGTAAAAATAATGTTCCATTTATGTTAGAAGATCAACTCAAAAAACGCGGCGCAAGCTATAGTAAATCAAAAATACCATTTAGACCCTATGTGAAGGTTGATAACCGACTAATTACTGGACAAAACCCTCAATCTCCAAAACAAGTTGCGCAAGTTGTAACTAAGTTATTAAGTTAATGCAAAGTGATATCATTCGTTATTAAAGAGATAAGTATAAGGTAAAATGTTTTATAATTATTAAGAAAATTTAAACACGATATAGATGGCTTCACATTAAAAACTACTAAAACACTATATAAATATGCAAACACCCGCCTATCCTAGGCGGGTGTTTAACCATAATATTAATTATTATAAATTATAAAAATCTATTATACTATAGTCTTAGTTCTGTAACTTAATTTAATTTTTTTGTCTTAGAATAAGATTGGCTATAAGTGGAAAGATTAATACGGTTAATGCACCACTTGTAATCATTACTCCTGATATGGCAGGGGTAATTAGATTTGAAGTTTCGGCTATTCCAGCTACAGCTACAATAATCGGCAAGCCAGTAGCAGAGTATAAACTTAAAGCTAGCTGTTCTTTTTTACTATTTAGGTTAGAATACGTATTTGTAAATCTTTCCCTAAGATAAACTATGGCCCCGCGTGTTATGGCAATGAAAGCAAATAGAATAAGAACTAATTGCCAATTTCCAAGTACTTTTAACAAGTTAATGTTCATTCCACTAGTAATGAAAAAAACTGGGATTAAAAAACTAAAACCAACTATTTCAATTTTATGTGCAATTTCTTCACCTTGCTTTGGAGAAAATGCCTTTAAAATTACATTAAGCAAAATCCCTGCCAGAAAGGCTCCTAAGGCTATATCTAGCTTAAGAACTGCTGTAAGCAACATTAGAGTTATTAAAATAAAAACTGTCATTCTTAATGTAGTTTGCATAGTCGTATTTGATGCTGATAAAATTGCTTTTCCTAATAAAGGAGTTTTACGAATAAATCTAATAGGTAATGCAACTACTATTATTGATATAATTGAGAATGATATTAAAATAATTGAAGCTTGCCACGTTGCAAATGCTGAAAGTAATAATGACATAGCGATAATCGGTAAAAGCTCTCCATACGCTCCGTG
The genomic region above belongs to Staphylococcus durrellii and contains:
- the ecsB gene encoding ABC transporter permease EcsB; protein product: MNYSAQSLFKSRKFEIAKEKQYYNKFIFNGHFGIFLLILLGAFILGYGQFLKSIPSNLNFPLIVGIILALTSLFPIRTLLKDADRLFLLPFEKHMSEYMQQSLIYSYILRLPLQILMIIVFFPLFYVLNHQTYIFYIMFALLALIYPFIGLVLKWQWYKYKLESWSIHLLLFIIFLSGYYVVLEIKSFSAIATIIILIALIYIIRYINKKELYPWEKMIHSEARHRMNYYKFVNMFTDVKQLKETAVRRNYLDPLLRIPKSKYFNENHMYLFLFYRSFIRGKDAFNIILRLIIISLVLMVWLNQIFITSIIGALFMYIIILQMAQFYTQQAYGLWPQVWPVSDSKVIKGYEQFLYRLMIGVGIIYSIVYIVLQPAQFYLAILFFIVGWLTINSVIKKLKYQETLLRD
- a CDS encoding signal transduction protein TRAP; translation: MKMYASYGTFGYLNQIRINNPNHNLLQFSTSDSSVIIEETNNETVLKEPIVYDVIESEGELYKDDFYAVLFIPTTDDHAYQLEKTILGISADFSQFAGFKSYRFLKPGEGLTYKIYFGFSSRSAYETFKKSTLFNKHFDKISLSQFFGSSGQFSSYFERFLYPIDDN
- the hemE gene encoding uroporphyrinogen decarboxylase — its product is MHNKNNTILNMIKGQPVDHTPVWFMRQAGRSQPEYRKLKEKYSLFEITHQPELCAYVTHLPVDNYDTDAAVLYKDIMTPLQPIGVDVEIKSGIGPVIHNPIKSLSDVEKLNHIDPKRDVPYVLDTIKLLTTEKLNVPLIGFTGAPFTLASYMIEGGPSKNYNFTKAMMYSDEQTWFALMDHLVNVSISYVSAQIEAGAELIQVFDSWVGALNVQDYEYYIKPAMTKLISGIKSQYDVPVILFGVGASHLVDQWNSLPIDVLGLDWRLSIKEASDLNVTKTLQGNLDPSLLLSPWDVIESRLKDILDQGMDYGQHIFNLGHGVFPEVKPETLRKVTEFVHNYTRR
- the hemH gene encoding ferrochelatase, which gives rise to MVKTVGLLVMAYGTPYKDSDIEDYYTDIRHGKRPTDAELQDLKERYEFIGGLSPLAGTTDRQAEALCNALNETYSEVKFKLYLGLKHITPYIEEGVKQMHDDGIDEAVTVVLAPHFSNFSVGSYNKRAKEEADKYGIKLTHVEHYYHQEKFIQYWTQKINETLNDIPEEEHDETVLVVSAHSLPKGMIEKSNDPYPNELHETAKLLSSKSNIKHVAEGWQSEGNTGTPWLGPDVQDLTRDLYKEHGYKNFIYTPVGFVCEHLEVLFDNDYECKVVCDEIGANYYRPAMPDTNPLFIGAIVDEIQNLY
- the hemY gene encoding protoporphyrinogen oxidase; protein product: MVKSVAIIGAGITGLSSAYFIKKQNPSIDVTIYEATDRAGGKIQTYRKDGYTIELGPESYLGRKKIMTEIAEEIGLKDDLITNKTGQSYIYAKDKLYPIPGGSIMGIPTDIKPFVSTKLISVKGKIRASLDLIKKPTKMSEDISVGAFFRDRLGDEVLENLIEPLMGGIYGTNIDDLSLMSTFPEFKRREEQFGSLIKGMKHEKEQRIKQRQLYPGSPKGQFKQFRHGLSSFIEGLTSYVEDMGVKIQYKTPVDDVIVSQQHYKLVFGDDQKNYDGVIIATPHEVFMNWFKEDPALDYFKTMQSTTVATVVMAFDEQNIENTYEGTGFVIARTSNTSITACTWTSKKWPFTTPEGKVLIRAYIGKPGDTVVQDHSDSEIVDIVRNDLSKMMKFYDDPDFSIVNRLPNSMPQYHIGHINKINGIQSHIATTYPRLRITGAPFEAVGLPDCVAQAQEAVNSILEEL
- a CDS encoding RBBP9/YdeN family alpha/beta hydrolase; its protein translation is MTDIIIVHSKLGNATNHWYEWLRNNLQLEGYNVTLFNMEDAYSNPLQSWINKMDDQVDINKGDTYFVTHGYGTLAALKYLELQDIEQIEGVFIISGFKEDASDSGGNLISDDIRLDYDIIQNKAKQFYGLCAKDDAYISYKETERLMKALNGNYKITQHGGHFIADAGFTTFILLQDHIQKIMSK
- a CDS encoding M24 family metallopeptidase produces the protein MIIIVKEELKNRLQELRKQMKANNLDSYIITDELDVWYLTNITYSPEERPFFIIVPLEGKPQLVVPKMEERHLGEESNIDVDIISYWDNPSPEGDNWFDHVNQVIKDFTRTGIENNVKASIFFEIEANELISLDLVTEMRKVKTPYEVEQIRHTCKIADDAMAYMLNSAKKGDNILGMFAVAGQIQEELVQAKKFNPILSELLTVVWPAPGSAMPHGVPDIEDTMENGPHIAMSYFRVDGYAAENERTFFVEQPSDKEREIFQIMMEAREAALAKLKPGVKTAEVDNAANEVINNHGLKNALRHRTGHGIGLNNHEGSFIAEGSKDVLQENMVISIEPGIYLDGIGGFRHSDTVLVTKDGYEILTHAPTTIEELTLNN